A single window of Gossypium hirsutum isolate 1008001.06 chromosome A10, Gossypium_hirsutum_v2.1, whole genome shotgun sequence DNA harbors:
- the LOC107897320 gene encoding uncharacterized protein isoform X1, with protein sequence MAADQQRKRLNGASIAGCNFKDQYRTKRKKLDSLQNDLNTKSCISLEWDGNQKKVVAKRDQIGLSWRHLRPFTDSTIHYHRVLADVLTLPHEIFDLENLTEVLSYEVWQTLLSENERNHLMQFLPTGTDKEHVLQALLAGDNFHFGNPFLKWGSLLCLGYLHPDAVIQEEQHLKDEKKAYYSELQDYHNDIIDYLQKLKVKWESCKDPEQEIVHKFWRSRRASEKGIFSHSNESKLVNLEQDATGTSESCSWAVDERACSSDNQNSSVVKGGELQRRMCKKGFIKDKGRGLLTAPDHTQTVEAKPRKGDKIRKCNIQQSDGAKYMSYVKISKKQHELIKNMRQSGRSIQSRSLNRVLGDIDSLHVLPYDTFVEEEMRNLHEHWLRLVKEDLPEAYASRREIQLQKREIAKLLEQDIEEKLNRAFEDEVEEDTEKFHDQEDNVGIKLDVQDVEKEIPEKLLEGQKDAEAADRESSMEEESVLALPQNQSPQQVSSIDSGHMRNCEEIESENKENLLKSDVAFSDLSERSKNLKTADATVNQEVHVSSTENVWSAYSMPQSYHDSSEGHDYTSCSGLPLAHQANADRQNHMIDLESGLHEESTGKVLLHGHSEDGSFSYTNQDQSELLPSFFKDQVVLPYHSEQKQDGLDFQAPKNVLMEDGDFNGQFQGQLRPSLPLEEGQKRQDEVFVQQNMSGNIYSDGSRGRYLPPRQEHLPSGNMQDWGMNPAHMSAPFQHQLIGGQLLNQSWFTGEHQAEAGGGWAGSDGFSGPSESLAISRESNTDQSLFSVVSQCNQLGSRNPYRSMGSTEHLIQQRSNGINENSMEQAGGYPLDYLGVPDASMMVMGDEMGRMSMAHQNAVAALHDDQLAMGKPYLRSWNQQR encoded by the exons ATGGCTGCTGATCAACAGAGAAAGCGGCTGAATGGAGCCAGCATTGCTGGCTGCAATTTTAAAGACCAATAcagaacaaaaaggaaaaaacttGACTCACTGCAAAATGATTTAAACACAAAATCTTGTATTTCGCTTGAATGGGATGGGAACCAAAAAAAAGTTGTTGCTAAAAGGGATCAAATTGGCTTAAGTTGGAGGCACTTGAGGCCATTTACAGATTCCACAATACATTACCACAGAGTTTTGGCGGATGTTTTGACTCTTCCTCATGAAATTTTTGACTTAGAGAACCTGACAGAGGTGCTTTCTTATGAG GTTTGGCAGACTCTTCTGTCTGAAAACGAGAGAAATCATCTGATGCAGTTTCTTCCTACAGGAACTGACAAAGAGCATGTTCTGCAAGCATTGCTTGCTGGGGATAACTTTCACTTTGGAAATCCTTTTCTTAAATG GGGTTCATTACTTTGCTTGGGTTATCTTCACCCTGATGCTGTTATTCAGGAGGAACAACATTTAAAGGACGAGAAGAAAGCGTATTACTCCGAGTTACAGGACTACCACAATGA TATTATAGATTATTTGCAGAAATTGAAGGTTAAATGGGAAAGCTGCAAAGACCCAGAACAAGAAATTGTGCATAAGTTTTGGAG GTCAAGAAGGGCTAGTGAGAAAGGGATTTTCTCACATTCGAATGAATCTAAGCTTGTCAATCTTGAGCAGGATGCTACAGGTACTTCTGAATCTTGTTCATGGGCTGTGGATGAGAGAGCATGCAGTAGTGATAACCAAAATTCTTCTGTTGTGAAGGGAGGAGAACTACAGAGAAG AATGTGCAAGAAAGGTTTCATCAAGGACAAAGGTAGAGGTCTCTTGACTGCTCCGGATCATACACAGACCGTGGAAGCAAAACCCAGAAAGGGTGACAAGATACGCAAGTGCAATATCCAGCAGAGTGATGGTGCCAAATACATGTCATATGTTAAG ATTAGCAAGAAGCAACATGAACTGATTAAGAATATGAGGCAGTCTGGTAGAAGCATTCAGTCTCGGTCTCTCAACCGTGTCTTAGGTGACATTGATAGCTTGCATGTGCTACCATATGATACATTTGTGGAAGAAGAAATGAGGAATTTGCATGAACATTG GTTGAGATTGGTGAAGGAAGATCTCCCGGAAGCATATGCAAGCCGGAGAGAAATACAATTACAGAAACGGGAAATAGCCAAGTTGCTGGAGCAGGATATAGAAGAAAAACTAAATCGAGCATTTGAG GATGAAGTGGAGGAAGATACTGAAAAGTTCCATGATCAGGAAGATAATGTTGGTATAAAATTGGATGTTCAAGATGTAGAGAAAGAGATCCCTGAGAAGTTGCTTGAGGGTCAGAAGGATGCTGAAGCAGCAGACAGGGAATCCAGCATGGAAGAGGAGTCTGTTCTGGCCTTACCGCAGAATCAGTCCCCACAGCAGGTTTCTTCTATTGATAGTGGCCATATGCGCAATTGTGAGGAGATTGAGTCTGAAAACAAAGAGAATCTCTTGAAATCAGATGTTGCTTTTTCAGATCTATCTGAGCGCTCAAAGAATTTGAAAACTGCTGATGCAACTGTTAATCAGGAAGTTCATGTCTCTTCTACAGAGAATGTCTGGTCTGCATATAGCATGCCACAATCTTACCATGATTCATCTGAGGGCCATGACTACACATCTTGTAGTGGattgccacttgctcatcaaGCCAATGCAGACCGGCAGAACCATATGATTGATCTGGAATCAGGCTTGCATGAAGAAAGTACAGGGAAGGTTTTGTTACATGGCCATTCTGAAGATGGTTCCTTTTCTTACACAAATCAAGACCAAAGTGAGCTGCTTCCATCTTTCTTCAAGGATCAGGTAGTTTTGCCCTATCATAGTGAGCAGAAACAGGATGGGCTAGATTTCCAGGCCCCGAAGAATGTGTTGATGGAAGATGGTGATTTTAATGGGCAATTTCAAGGGCAGTTGCGACCATCGCTACCTCTAGAAGAGGGCCAAAAGAGGCAGGATGAGGTTTTTGTGCAACAAAACATGTCCGGAAACATTTACTCTGATGGATCTCGGGGTAGATACTTGCCCCCAAGGCAAGAACATTTGCCTTCTGGGAATATGCAGGATTGGGGTATGAATCCTGCCCACATGTCAGCGCCCTTTCAACATCAGTTGATTGGTGGACAATTGTTGAATCAGAGCTGGTTTACTGGAGAGCATCAAGCTGAAGCTGGTGGAGGATGGGCTGGTTCAGATGGATTTAGTGGACCTAGTGAGAGTCTTGCGATTTCTAGGGAAAGCAATACGGATCAGAGTCTATTTAGTGTCGTATCTCAATGTAACCAACTTGGTTCAAGAAACCCTTATCGATCAATGGGCTCTACCGAGCATTTAATtcaacagaggagcaatggaataAATGAAAATAGTATGGAGCAAGCAGGTGGCTATCCACTGGATTATTTAGGGGTTCCTGATGCCAGTATGATGGTGATGGGTGATGAAATGGGAAGGATGAGCATGGCACATCAGAATGCTGTTGCTGCTTTGCATGATGATCAATTGGCAATGGGGAAACCGTATTTGAGGTCATGGAACCAACAAAGATAG
- the LOC107897320 gene encoding uncharacterized protein isoform X2: protein MQFLPTGTDKEHVLQALLAGDNFHFGNPFLKWGSLLCLGYLHPDAVIQEEQHLKDEKKAYYSELQDYHNDIIDYLQKLKVKWESCKDPEQEIVHKFWRSRRASEKGIFSHSNESKLVNLEQDATGTSESCSWAVDERACSSDNQNSSVVKGGELQRRMCKKGFIKDKGRGLLTAPDHTQTVEAKPRKGDKIRKCNIQQSDGAKYMSYVKISKKQHELIKNMRQSGRSIQSRSLNRVLGDIDSLHVLPYDTFVEEEMRNLHEHWLRLVKEDLPEAYASRREIQLQKREIAKLLEQDIEEKLNRAFEDEVEEDTEKFHDQEDNVGIKLDVQDVEKEIPEKLLEGQKDAEAADRESSMEEESVLALPQNQSPQQVSSIDSGHMRNCEEIESENKENLLKSDVAFSDLSERSKNLKTADATVNQEVHVSSTENVWSAYSMPQSYHDSSEGHDYTSCSGLPLAHQANADRQNHMIDLESGLHEESTGKVLLHGHSEDGSFSYTNQDQSELLPSFFKDQVVLPYHSEQKQDGLDFQAPKNVLMEDGDFNGQFQGQLRPSLPLEEGQKRQDEVFVQQNMSGNIYSDGSRGRYLPPRQEHLPSGNMQDWGMNPAHMSAPFQHQLIGGQLLNQSWFTGEHQAEAGGGWAGSDGFSGPSESLAISRESNTDQSLFSVVSQCNQLGSRNPYRSMGSTEHLIQQRSNGINENSMEQAGGYPLDYLGVPDASMMVMGDEMGRMSMAHQNAVAALHDDQLAMGKPYLRSWNQQR, encoded by the exons ATGCAGTTTCTTCCTACAGGAACTGACAAAGAGCATGTTCTGCAAGCATTGCTTGCTGGGGATAACTTTCACTTTGGAAATCCTTTTCTTAAATG GGGTTCATTACTTTGCTTGGGTTATCTTCACCCTGATGCTGTTATTCAGGAGGAACAACATTTAAAGGACGAGAAGAAAGCGTATTACTCCGAGTTACAGGACTACCACAATGA TATTATAGATTATTTGCAGAAATTGAAGGTTAAATGGGAAAGCTGCAAAGACCCAGAACAAGAAATTGTGCATAAGTTTTGGAG GTCAAGAAGGGCTAGTGAGAAAGGGATTTTCTCACATTCGAATGAATCTAAGCTTGTCAATCTTGAGCAGGATGCTACAGGTACTTCTGAATCTTGTTCATGGGCTGTGGATGAGAGAGCATGCAGTAGTGATAACCAAAATTCTTCTGTTGTGAAGGGAGGAGAACTACAGAGAAG AATGTGCAAGAAAGGTTTCATCAAGGACAAAGGTAGAGGTCTCTTGACTGCTCCGGATCATACACAGACCGTGGAAGCAAAACCCAGAAAGGGTGACAAGATACGCAAGTGCAATATCCAGCAGAGTGATGGTGCCAAATACATGTCATATGTTAAG ATTAGCAAGAAGCAACATGAACTGATTAAGAATATGAGGCAGTCTGGTAGAAGCATTCAGTCTCGGTCTCTCAACCGTGTCTTAGGTGACATTGATAGCTTGCATGTGCTACCATATGATACATTTGTGGAAGAAGAAATGAGGAATTTGCATGAACATTG GTTGAGATTGGTGAAGGAAGATCTCCCGGAAGCATATGCAAGCCGGAGAGAAATACAATTACAGAAACGGGAAATAGCCAAGTTGCTGGAGCAGGATATAGAAGAAAAACTAAATCGAGCATTTGAG GATGAAGTGGAGGAAGATACTGAAAAGTTCCATGATCAGGAAGATAATGTTGGTATAAAATTGGATGTTCAAGATGTAGAGAAAGAGATCCCTGAGAAGTTGCTTGAGGGTCAGAAGGATGCTGAAGCAGCAGACAGGGAATCCAGCATGGAAGAGGAGTCTGTTCTGGCCTTACCGCAGAATCAGTCCCCACAGCAGGTTTCTTCTATTGATAGTGGCCATATGCGCAATTGTGAGGAGATTGAGTCTGAAAACAAAGAGAATCTCTTGAAATCAGATGTTGCTTTTTCAGATCTATCTGAGCGCTCAAAGAATTTGAAAACTGCTGATGCAACTGTTAATCAGGAAGTTCATGTCTCTTCTACAGAGAATGTCTGGTCTGCATATAGCATGCCACAATCTTACCATGATTCATCTGAGGGCCATGACTACACATCTTGTAGTGGattgccacttgctcatcaaGCCAATGCAGACCGGCAGAACCATATGATTGATCTGGAATCAGGCTTGCATGAAGAAAGTACAGGGAAGGTTTTGTTACATGGCCATTCTGAAGATGGTTCCTTTTCTTACACAAATCAAGACCAAAGTGAGCTGCTTCCATCTTTCTTCAAGGATCAGGTAGTTTTGCCCTATCATAGTGAGCAGAAACAGGATGGGCTAGATTTCCAGGCCCCGAAGAATGTGTTGATGGAAGATGGTGATTTTAATGGGCAATTTCAAGGGCAGTTGCGACCATCGCTACCTCTAGAAGAGGGCCAAAAGAGGCAGGATGAGGTTTTTGTGCAACAAAACATGTCCGGAAACATTTACTCTGATGGATCTCGGGGTAGATACTTGCCCCCAAGGCAAGAACATTTGCCTTCTGGGAATATGCAGGATTGGGGTATGAATCCTGCCCACATGTCAGCGCCCTTTCAACATCAGTTGATTGGTGGACAATTGTTGAATCAGAGCTGGTTTACTGGAGAGCATCAAGCTGAAGCTGGTGGAGGATGGGCTGGTTCAGATGGATTTAGTGGACCTAGTGAGAGTCTTGCGATTTCTAGGGAAAGCAATACGGATCAGAGTCTATTTAGTGTCGTATCTCAATGTAACCAACTTGGTTCAAGAAACCCTTATCGATCAATGGGCTCTACCGAGCATTTAATtcaacagaggagcaatggaataAATGAAAATAGTATGGAGCAAGCAGGTGGCTATCCACTGGATTATTTAGGGGTTCCTGATGCCAGTATGATGGTGATGGGTGATGAAATGGGAAGGATGAGCATGGCACATCAGAATGCTGTTGCTGCTTTGCATGATGATCAATTGGCAATGGGGAAACCGTATTTGAGGTCATGGAACCAACAAAGATAG